Within the Erigeron canadensis isolate Cc75 chromosome 6, C_canadensis_v1, whole genome shotgun sequence genome, the region AATTTAGTCATGACATCAATTTTGGCCTTGTCAACCTCAAGTCCCTCTCTTGACACTTTGTGACCCAAAACAATACCTTCTTTGACCATAAAATggcatttttcccaattaagcACCAAATGTGCTTTTTCACATCTTGAAAGCATTTTATCCAAATTAGCCAAACAACTTTCAAAAGAATCCCCAAATAccgaaaaatcatccatgaaaccTCCATGAAAGTTTCAATCATATCTTGAAAAATAGCCAACATTCATCTTTGAAAAGTACCCGGTGCATTACATAGCCCAAAAGGCATGCGGCTATAAGCATAGGTTCCAAAAGGACAAATAAAAGTTGTTTTCTCTTGATCATAAGCATAGGTTCCAAAAGGACAAATAAAAGTTGTTTTCTCTTGATCATTAGGATCAATGtgtatttggaagtacccggaaAAACCATCTAGAAAACAAAAGAATTCATTACCCGCCAATCTTTCAACCATTTGGTCCATGAAGGGTAAAGGAAAATGGTCCTTTTTGGTGGCCTCATTCAACTTACGGTAATCAATACAAACTCTCCAACCGGTGACCGTTCTAGTTGGGACCAATTCATTCTTCTCATTTGTGACAACGGTCATCCCTCCCTTATTTGGTACACAATGTACCGGGCTAACCCATGGACTATCCgatattgaaaaaataatacCCGCATCAAGTATTGACAATCTCTTTTTTCACAACATCTTTCATGTTAGGATTAAGCCTTCTTTGCCTTTGAATTACCGGTTTCACATTTTTAAACtaaattgattttgtgtttGCAAAAATTGGGGCTTATCCCGGGTATATCGGATgtcttccatgcaaaggcctttttatgggccttaaGAATGGACATGAGTCTATCTTTCTCCTCACCCGAAAGTGATGAGGAGATAACGACGGGAAGAAGAGATGTACCTTCCAAGAATGCATACTCCAAGTGATCGGGCAATGGCTTGAGTTCTAAATCCGTTGGAGGATTATCAATGGAGTGGGTAGCTTACTACTTGGAATTACCtcaatttcttcaaattcttcatccTCCAATGGAGTGTCATCCACGCTTAGTGCCAAAATCTCTTCAATCTCTTCAACTTGCTCACTAGTGACATCTCCTTCTCCAATGCTTGCCATTCTATCATTactttcttcatcatcaacaccTACAAGCTCCAACCTTTCCAATTCAACTGCATCATCTATAACATCAATTCTAAAACAAGTGTCATCGGATGAATAAGAATGTTGTGTAGCTTTAtcaattttaaaaacaattcGATCTTCCCCGATACCCAAGGAAATTTTCTTGTCCTTTACCCGAATGATAGCATGCGCGGTATATAAGAATGGTCGGCCCAAAATGAGTGGCGCCTTGGTGTCCTCCTCCATttccaaaataacaaaatcagtCGGAAAGACAAATTGGCTTACTTGCACTAGCAAGTTTTCGGCCACCCCAAATGGGTATTGAAAAGAATGATCCGCAAGGCGGATGCTCATTTTAGTGGGCTTCAATTTCCCCAAAGAAAGCTTCCTAAAAATTAAATATGGCATCAAGTTTATGCTTTCCCCAATGTCGGCCAACGCCTTATAAGAcaatttcttaaaaaaagtaCAAAGGATAAGGAAACTACCTGGATCCGAAAGCTTAGGTGGAAGCTTGTTTCGGATGACCGCCGAACATTCTTCATTAAGGAAAGTTGCCTTTGCTTCATCAAGTTTCTTCTTGTCCATCACTAGTTCTTTGATAAACTTGGCATAATTAGGCATGCCCGAAATGAGATCAACTAGTGGAACATTGATGGTAACCGTCTTGATCATGTCAAAGAACTTGTTGTATTGTTCTTGAATCTTTTCCTTCTTCAAGCGTTGAGGAAAAGGAATCTTGGGCTTGTATGCCTTCACTTCGGGTTCCTTGATTGGTGTGGCTTTAGGAACCGAAGTAGTCACTACTGGTGGTGACTCCatctcaacctcttcatcaaattcttcatcaaagTGCCCAACCTGTGGAGAAACATTAGAAACAAAAGATTTATCACTAGGAGGAGATACTACCTTTCCGGACCGTGTGGTTATGGCATTTACGGTCTCATTTCTATGTTGTGGTCCTTTGTCCTTGTCATCACCGTTTCTGCATGATTCTCCTTGACCTTGGTTCGGGttttgttgggtattacttGGAAGAGTACCCGGTTGCCTTTGTTGTTGCTCTTTCTATCGATTCTCTTTTCCAAGTTGGAGATCAAGGCTTGGTTGTTGCGGTTTCTCACATCTATCTTATCATGCAACCCTCCAATCTTGTCATTCAAAACCTTTGAGTAATTTTCCATGGAAGCATTTCGTTTCTCTTGAGCTTCATCCCTCTTTTCTTGCTTGTTAAGAAACTTGGCCATCATGGCCATGAGAGGTGATCCTTCATCttgattttcttcttttcttggaAGTGATGGTGGCGGTTGTTGTTGAGGCGCGCCATGATTATCATCCTTTTGCCACCTATTTTGAAAATTGCCACCACGGTTGTCAGCATAAAAATTAGAAGAGTTAGAAGAACTACCTTGGTGTCGGCCTTGATAATTGCCACCACGTTGGAAGAGAGGTTGATATTGGCCTTGACGTTGGTTTTGAACAATATTCACATCTTCATTAACCATTGAGTCACACTCATCACTTATCAGCATGGTGTGGTCCTCCACAATGAACACACCCTCTGGCCATAATCTTCACATCTCGCTCTAATCCCCCAAAATTATTCTCCACCATGGAGAACCTTTCATCCATTGAGTTTGAAAGTTTCCGAATTTCAGCAACTACCTCGGATGTTTCACCTTCATCTACTCGAGCTACCACTCTTCGTGTCCTCCTATCTCTACTTGGAGACCTAGAGACTTGAGCCTTTGCCATATCTTCAAACATTTTCCAAAGCTCACTTGAGGTCTTGTAACCAGTACTACCTCCACAAGTCATTACCATTTTCTCATAATTCTCCCTCTTCATCCTATCTAAGAATATCCCCACAATTTTGGTATCACTCACCCCATGCCCGGGACATTCCAACAAAAGATCTTTCATCCTTAACCATGCTTTAACAATGGACTCATCCTCATCTTGCCTAAAGGAACGAATAACAAGTCTAAGTTCTCTTTCCCGATTAGCCGGAAAGAATCTCTCAATCAAGGCTTCTCTAACCGCCCCCCATGTAATCAAACTATCCGGGGCTAAACCTTTCAACCATTTATGAGCCTCTCCCGTGAGAAACATGGGAAAAAGCTTCATCTTGACATTATCTCCTTGATTTTCCCCATAACTGAATAGAGTGcaaatcatttcaaatttgTCAAGATGCTCATGAGGATCCCTTTTGTGTCTTCCATCAAAGCACAAGTCCTTAACCATTTGCAAATGATTGCCCTTTATCGTGAAAGTGTCAATGTCGGGAGTTCGGATGGCCAATTGGCGAGAAGTTGGTATTGTTCGAGGAAGGTCCTCGATTTTTGTGTGAAAAAGATCGGGTGGATTTTGTTGTCCGGCCATGTTGATGTCCGGTTTTGGTGATTCGGGTGGAGTAGGTGTTTTATCAGaaattggttcttctttttcGGAATGGTAACCCCACTCGTTACTTCCCGACTCGTAATAAGTTTCGTTAAGTATGAGAGGAGTTGATCTAGGAGTGGTGTTTGTGTAAAATGGTGCGGATGATGACTGTTGGGAAG harbors:
- the LOC122604282 gene encoding uncharacterized protein LOC122604282, with protein sequence MVNEDVNIVQNQRQGQYQPLFQRGGNYQGRHQGSSSNSSNFYADNRGGNFQNRWQKDDNHGAPQQQPPPSLPRKEENQDEGSPLMAMMAKFLNKQEKRDEAQEKRNASMENYSKVLNDKIGGLHDKIDVRNRNNQALISNLEKRIDRKSNNKGNRVGHFDEEFDEEVEMESPPVVTTSVPKATPIKEPEVKAYKPKIPFPQRLKKEKIQEQYNKFFDMIKTVTINVPLVDLISGMPNYAKFIKELVMDKKKLDEAKATFLNEECSAVIRNKLPPKLSDPGSFLILCTFFKKLSYKALADIGESINLMPYLIFRKLSLGKLKPTKMSIRLADHSFQYPFGVAENLLVQVSQFVFPTDFVILEMEEDTKAPLILGRPFLYTAHAIIRVKDKKISLGIGEDRIVFKIDKATQHSYSSDDTCFRIDVIDDAVELERLELVGVDDEESNDRMASIGEGDVTSEQVEEIEEILALSVDDTPLEDEEFEEIEVIPSSKLPTPLIILQRI